From a single Triplophysa rosa linkage group LG1, Trosa_1v2, whole genome shotgun sequence genomic region:
- the ccnd1 gene encoding G1/S-specific cyclin-D1, whose product MEHQLFCCEVDTIKRAYQDTNLLNDRVLQTMLKAEENYLPSPNYFKCVQKEIVPKMRKIVATWMLEVCEEQKCEEEVFPLAMNYLDRFLSVEPTRKTRLQLLGATCMFLASKMKETVPLTAEKLCIYTDNSIRPSELLQMELLALNKLKWDLASVTPHDFIEHFLAKLPIHQSSKQILRKHAQTFVALCATDVNFIACPPSMIAAGSVVAAVQGLYLKSSDSSLSSQNLTHFLSQVIRSDPDCLRSCQEQIESLLESSLRQAQQHSISTETKRVEEDVDLSCTPTDVRDINI is encoded by the exons ATGGAGCACCAGCTGTTTTGCTGCGAAGTGGATACCATTAAAAGAGCTTACCAAGATACCAACCTGTTGAATGACCGAGTTTTACAGACAATGCTCAAAGCTGAGGAAAACTATCTTCCGTCACCAAATTATTTCAAGTGCGTTCAGAAAGAAATTGTGCCTAAAATGAGGAAAATCGTCGCAACGTGGATGCTCGAG GTCTGTGAAGAGCAGAAATGTGAAGAGGAGGTTTTCCCATTGGCTATGAATTACCTGGACAGATTTTTATCGGTGGAGCCCACCAGAAAGACCAGGTTACAGCTGCTAGGAGCCACTTGTATGTTTTTGGCCTCTAAAATGAAAGAGACTGTGCCACTAACAGCAGAAAAGTTGTGCATATATACAGACAACTCCATCCGCCCCAGCGAATTATTG CAAATGGAACTGCTGGCCTTAAATAAACTGAAGTGGGATCTAGCCTCCGTCACACCGCACGATTTCATTGAACACTTTCTCGCCAAACTTCCCATACATCAGAGCAGCAAGCAGATACTGCGCAAGCACGCCCAGACATTTGTGGCCCTCTGTGCAACAG ATGTTAACTTCATCGCGTGCCCTCCCTCCATGATCGCGGCGGGCAGTGTGGTGGCGGCAGTGCAGGGGTTGTACCTGAAGAGCAGCGACAGTTCCCTTTCGTCGCAGAACCTCACCCACTTCCTCTCGCAGGTCATCAGGAGCGACCCT GACTGCTTGCGGTCGTGTCAGGAACAGATCGAGTCCCTGCTGGAATCTAGTCTCAGGCAAGCTCAGCAACACAGCATCTCCACAGAGACCAAACGGGTGGAGGAAGACGTGGACCTGTCTTGCACACCCACAGACGTCAGGGACATTAACATCTAA